One stretch of Rhinolophus ferrumequinum isolate MPI-CBG mRhiFer1 chromosome 5, mRhiFer1_v1.p, whole genome shotgun sequence DNA includes these proteins:
- the NIPAL1 gene encoding magnesium transporter NIPA3, whose amino-acid sequence MGGEVRLPPGEPCREGYMLSLVCPNSSQAWCEITNVSQVLASVLHRDPNSSLTNLSLSANVENKYSLYVGLVLAVSSSIFIGSSFILKKKGLLQLANKGATRAGQGGHSYLKEWLWWAGLLSMGAGEAANFAAYAFAPATLVTPLGALSVLISAILSSYFLNEHLNIHGKIGCILSILGSTVMVIHAPQEEEVTSLHEMEMKLRDPGFISFAVIVTVIALVLILIVAPKKGQTNILVYISICSLIGAFSVSSVKGLGIAIKELLEWKPVYKHPLVFVLLAILALSVTTQINYLNKALDTFNTSLVTPIYYVFFTSMVVTCSAILFQEWYGMKAGDIIGTLSGFFTIINGIFLLHAFKNTDITWSDLTSTTQKEVLSLNGNEDKYVLLENIECSTPGYEDDITLFSRTDSQSLYRP is encoded by the exons gCTACATGCTGTCTCTGGTCTGTCCGAACTCTTCCCAGGCTTGGTGTGAGATCACAAATGTGTCACAGGTGCTGGCTTCTGTCCTCCACAGGGACCCGAATTCCAGCCTAACCAACCTGAGCCTTTCTGcaaatgtagaaaacaaatacagtctTTATGTGGGCCTGGTACTGGCAGTAAGTTCCAGTATTTTTATTGGCTCCAGTTTCATCCTGAAAAAGAAGGGCCTCTTGCAACTGGCCAACAAGGGCGCTACTAGAGCTG GACAAGGTGGACATTCTTACCTCAAGGAATGGCTTTGGTGGGCAGGATTACTCTCAA TGGGAGCAGGAGAGGCTGCGAATTTTGCAGCTTATGCTTTTGCACCTGCCACCTTGGTCACCCCGCTGGGCGCTCTGAGTGTTCTCATAAG TGCAATATTgtcttcctattttttaaatgagcactTGAACATTCATGGGAAAATAGGCTGTATCTTAAGTATATTGGGGTCAACTGTGATGGTTATCCACGCCCCACAAGAAGAGGAAGTCACTTCTTTGCAcgaaatggaaatgaaattgaGAGACCCAG gattcatttcctttgctgtgatcGTAACTGTGATCGCCTTGGTGCTGATTTTGATCGTGGCTCCCAAAAAAGGACAGACCAACATATTGGTCTACATTTCAATCTGTTCATTGATTGGAGCATTTTCAGTGTCTTCTGTCAAGGGCCTGGGAATTGCCATTAAGGAACTGTTGGAATGGAAGCCAGTTTACAAGCATCCCCTGGTCTTTGTTTTGCTGGCTATACTTGCGCTTTCCGTGACAACACAGATTAACTATCTCAACAAGGCACTGGACACCTTTAATACATCTCTTGTGACTCCCATTTATTACGTGTTCTTCACATCCATGGTAGTGACTTGCTCCGCCATCTTATTCCAAGAATGGTATGGCATGAAAGCTGGAGATATCATCGGAACCCTGAGTGGGTTCTTCACCATTATCAATGGCATCTTCCTTctacatgcttttaaaaacactgacaTTACCTGGAGTGACCTGACATCCACTACTCAGAAAGAAGTCCTCTCTCTGAATGGCAATGAAGACAAATATGTCTTACTAGAGAACATAGAATGTTCAACCCCAGGATATGAGGATGATATTACCTTGTTTAGCAGGACTGATAGTCAAAGTCTCTACAGACCCTGA